The following proteins come from a genomic window of Salvia hispanica cultivar TCC Black 2014 chromosome 4, UniMelb_Shisp_WGS_1.0, whole genome shotgun sequence:
- the LOC125218693 gene encoding thioredoxin-like fold domain-containing protein MRL7, chloroplastic yields the protein MAFSIVNHQALISAVNITSSRSPSTRAKISTPVSCARFPSQALNHIVKRFSCNAASSSSDQNPKSEHRRKKAPQTSKERKSEGENPEGSYPGIIPKKPRRGRRSEAAAVEDYIRGSLEQTLESIRKKNPEVLENMENFMKEKAASDDDSSDDQDVVDVGEKDMVVEEEDLDWPLDTEVGWGIRASEYFDQHSIKNVVGEDGTEIDWEGEIDYGLVKEINCLEWESFAFHPSPLIVLFFERYNRASDNWMVLKELEKAAEVYWKAKDRLPPRTVKVDKNIEKDLAYALKAEECPQLLFLRGNKILYREKEFRSADELVQIIAYFYYNAKRPSCINDEALSSQSPR from the exons ATGGCTTTCAGCATAGTAAATCATCAAGCATTGATTTCTGCAGTCAATATTACTTCTTCCCGTTCTCCTTCTACACGGGCCAAGATATCAACTCCGGTTTCATGTGCGAGGTTTCCTTCACAAGCTCTCAATCACATAGTTAAACGCTTCTCGTGCAATGCCGCATCGAGTAGTTCCGATCAAAATCCTAAATCGGAGCACAGACGGAAAAAGGCGCCCCAGACATCTAAAGAGCGGAAAAGCGAAGGTGAGAATCCAGAGGGTTCATATCCTGGAATCATCCCAAAAAAGCCAAGGCGCGGTCGTAGGAGTGAAGCAGCAGCTGTTGAGGATTACATACGGGGCTCACTTGAACAGACGCTGGAGTCGATACGCAAGAAGAATCCAGAAGTTCTAGAAAATATGGAAAACTTCATGAAGGAGAAAGCTGCATCTGATGATGACAGCTCAGATGATCAGGACGTTGTCGATGTAGGCGAAAAGGATATGGTGGTTGAGGAGGAGGATCTGGATTGGCCACTGGATACCGAGGTGGGATGGGGGATCAGAGCCTCCGAGTATTTTGATCAACACTCGATAAAGAATGTGGTAGGCGAAGATGGCACAGAGATCGACTGGGAGGGCGAGATTGATTATGGATTGGTGAAAGAGATCAACTGTCTTGAGTGGGAGAGCTTTGCTTTCCATCCCAGCCCTCTCATCGTCCTTTTCTTCGAGAGATACAACAG GGCCAGTGATAACTGGATGGTCTTGAAGGAGTTGGAAAAAGCAGCAGAGGTTTACTGGAAAGCTAAAGACCGATTACCTCCTCGA ACAGTGAAGGTGGATAAAAATATCGAGAAAGATTTAGCATATGCACTCAAAGCTGAAGAATGCCCACAGTTACTCTTCTTACGCGGAAACAAGATATTATATAGAGAGAAAG AGTTTAGGTCAGCAGATGAGCTGGTTCAGATAATTGCGTATTTTTACTATAATGCGAAAAGGCCTTCTTGCATCAATGATGAAGCCCTCTCTTCACAATCACCGCGTTAG
- the LOC125218618 gene encoding UDP-glycosyltransferase 92A1 — translation MGVAKEQHIVMLPFMAQGHLIPFLALANQITQRFPFKITIATTPLNIRYLRTAASNHSPQIHFSELPLNAADHGLPPKTENTEALPLNLIVNLFHASASLDAPFRALIRDITATDGAPPLCIISDVFMGWANEVAISSSTVSVAFTTGGAYGTAAYMSMWQNLPHRSAAADGSFSLPGFPNSLPFHVSQLHRFLRDADGSDQWSRFFQPQIAHSLTSFGWLCSTAAEIEPLGLDLFSNYTKRPVWCIGPLLPQGMLDRNKPSRVIAKHAGREPGISPEKCLEWLDSHPENSVVYISFGSQNTVSQNQMMALALGLEDSGRPFIWSIRPPAGFNSRDEFKPEWLPEGFEERGQGLVVRAWAPQLEILCHQSTGAFVSHCGWNSVVESLSQGVPIIGWPLAAEQGYNAKMLVEEMGVCVEMTRGVESQISRDDVKRVIEEVMDGGSKAVAMRKRAVAVGELIRAALTEEDGRKGSSLKALDDFVDTLLSLRPSA, via the coding sequence ATGGGAGTTGCAAAAGAGCAGCACATAGTAATGCTGCCGTTCATGGCACAAGGCCATCTCATCCCATTCTTAGCCTTAGCCAATCAAATCACCCAACGCTTCCCCTTCAAAATCACCATCGCCACCACCCCTCTCAACATCCGCTACCTCCGAACCGCCGCGTCCAACCACTCACCCCAAATCCACTTCTCCGAGCTCCCTCTCAACGCGGCCGATCACGGCCTCCCCCCGAAAACAGAGAACACCGAGGCCCTGCCCCTCAACCTCATCGTCAACCTCTTCCACGCCTCCGCCTCCCTTGACGCACCCTTCCGCGCGTTAATCCGCGATATAACCGCCACGGACGGCGCCCCTCCGCTCTGCATAATCTCCGACGTCTTCATGGGGTGGGCTAACGAGGTCGCCATATCGTCTTCCACCGTCAGCGTCGCCTTCACCACCGGCGGCGCGTATGGCACCGCCGCCTATATGTCCATGTGGCAGAACCTCCCCCACCGCAGCGCTGCTGCCGACGGCAGCTTCTCTCTCCCTGGATTCCCCAACTCTCTCCCCTTCCACGTCTCTCAGCTGCACCGCTTCCTGAGAGACGCGGACGGGAGCGACCAGTGGTCGAGATTCTTCCAGCCGCAGATTGCGCACTCGCTGACCTCCTTCGGGTGGCTGTGCTCCACGGCCGCGGAGATCGAGCCGCTAGGGTTGGATCTCTTCTCCAATTACACGAAACGCCCCGTCTGGTGCATAGGCCCGCTCCTGCCGCAGGGGATGCTGGACCGGAACAAGCCGTCGCGCGTGATCGCCAAACACGCCGGGAGAGAGCCCGGGATCTCACCGGAGAAGTGCCTGGAGTGGCTGGATTCCCACCCGGAGAACTCTGTTGTCTATATCAGCTTCGGATCACAGAACACGGTGAGCCAGAATCAGATGATGGCGCTGGCGTTGGGGTTGGAGGACAGCGGGCGGCCGTTCATCTGGTCGATCAGGCCGCCCGCGGGCTTCAACTCGAGGGACGAGTTCAAGCCCGAGTGGCTACCCGAAGGGTTCGAGGAGCGAGGGCAGGGGCTGGTGGTGCGAGCATGGGCACCACAGCTGGAGATACTCTGCCACCAATCAACGGGGGCATTTGTGAGCCACTGCGGATGGAACTCGGTGGTGGAGAGCTTGAGCCAGGGCGTGCCGATCATCGGGTGGCCGCTTGCAGCGGAGCAGGGGTACAATGCGAAGATGCTGGTGGAGGAGATGGGGGTATGCGTGGAGATGACGAGGGGCGTGGAGAGCCAGATTAGTAGAGATGATGTGAAGAGAGTGATTGAGGAGGtgatggacggaggaagtaaagCGGTGGCGATGAGGAAGAGAGCGGTGGCGGTCGGAGAGTTGATCAGAGCTGCCTTGACCGAGGAAGATGGGCGTAAGGGGTCTTCGCTTAAAGCCTTGGATGATTTTGTGGAtactcttctctctctaaggCCCAGTGCTTGA